CTTTCCTCTGTACATTTCTTAATGTTTCTATATATAAATCGTTTCATGAAAATTACAACCTGAAATCATTATTCCCTGtccgttttttatttttatttattttttaatattgttttgaaattatccCTTAGAAAAACTGCATAAAAGTGTTTGTAGCATGTATCAATGTCAAACATTTATTCAAAAGTAGGTACCACATTGAGTTTAAATCTTCATgagtataattatgatataatgtACATAACATATGAATTGAAATTACAATTTCTTAATGTGACgtataaagaaaacaacacattACCTTAAATCCTTTTAAATGAGTTTCCTATGTAAATTTGGAGGGTTTTGGGTGTATTTATATAGACTCCAGGCTGTATGTCAGAAGCCGTTTTCGATGAAAGATAAAAAGATTATCTGATGCAAAGAATAGATTTTAAAGGTCACTatcctaaaaacaaaaaaaaaaacaacaacaaaaaaccttaaaaataaccctaGCAAATAAACAACGTGTGACTTAAACTATTTTTCACTTCATTTTGTCCAAAATCTGAAGTATTTTACAACTGGTGGAAATATTCACCAACAGGACTATTGATCATTATCAACAAGGAAGTTTAGGTGCGTAAACAGCTTTTGAACAAGCATATGATGATGCAACTTAGATTTGAACTCTTCATTTAAACTTTTTTGGATGGGTGCTCGAATAATTATACTTTCTGTAAAGATCACCCTTAGGAAATGAAAATGGTGGTATTTGTTAACAGGTGGTCTTTTAGCAGAggtaaaatttagtatttttcaaCGGGAAGAGAAAACTGTGTCCTTTGTAAACGGGGTTTGTATCAGTAGCCTTTATTTGGAGGTGGTCTATAGCACAGGTGTGACTGTACATGTTTATACGAAAGAGCTACATATGCTCCATATTGATATCCGAGGATTCAATAATGTTTTAGCAAAGGAAGTTTTCCTCGTCTTGAGACACAATTAAAGTGCCAAATAACAgaacaaataacaaaacaagataaTTTGCGAAAAGGCTGTTTTTATTATCTTTCAATGGATAtaatggcatattgtaaatataaaacatggaatattgtaaaatgaaagaataacTTTGAAAGACACGCTCTAGCGAAGATGCGTGGTAGCAATGCAGTAACACAAAAATGCAAAAACCTTTTATGGTAAGCGCAGAATACACTAGGCCGAACTTGAAATTGAAGGTACTAGTTATTTCTGAGagtgcctccgtggccgaatggttaagatcgctgtcttcaaatcacttgcttccACCGATGTAGGTTAGAGCCTCACTcatggtgtagaattcttcatgtgctggcttacggaaggtcaccTTGGTTCTTCCTCCATTAAAAGCTAAAAATTCGCCATTTAACCTATGGTATgagtgacgttaaacccaacaaaaacacaaaaatgttattctaaaaatagagagaaaaagGCGAAGATTAAGAGATGAAATTAGATGATAACAATTGTTATGACTGTGAACGTGACAAATTACATTCAGTACAAATGTTTGTGAACCTTCATCTTGCTGTAttactaaaatggactggtccataattcaatttgggcagtaccactcgttattcaaagaggtgttcactgaaaatttactgactgaatagtgaacagtacaGACCTTGATcagtgtaggctgatcttggtctgcactggtcgcaaagacaaaatcactcGACGCATTTAATGACAAAAATTCAAGGTAAAGCCCGAGGCAAGCGTAGACAATCCTCTGAGTTTCAGTTCCATTATATTATTATGAAGATTCTATTGGCAGAGGTCTTATAGAAGTAACGCCTCAGTAGACCATGGCTATAACACATACATAAGAGAACCTGACAATCAGTTAATGAACCTACAAGGatcaattgagccgtgccatgagaaaaccaacatagtgggtatgcgaccagcatggatccagaccagcctgcgcatccttcGCTTTCacagcctatagcaattagagaaactgtcagcgaacagcatggatcctgaccagactgcgcgtatgcgcaggctggtctggatccatgctggtcgccaacccactatgttggttttctcatggcacggctcaattatacgTCTGTATACGGACATGATTTATCTTAATAGTTAATTTTAAGACGAAAGAAGTTGTCAACATATTATCTGAATAAGCTAATTACTAAAactaatttctctcaaaaatccataaaaagtgagtactctgagaGCGGCTAGAGGTACAAAATTATTGACacaagatttttgcaagatattcttataaataaccaaatatatcgttcagaagatagtaaaccgttgcacacatttgaaataatgcaatttagatctatattatttttacatttttaccaatactgaacttttttttattttaaccaactttatcattttttaagtGTAATATATACATTCTTTGCCAAACtaggtggaaatgaacatgttgaaaaatttcactccAAATGCGGACAAATAGCTTTAAGACAGCTTAGGTTAGTCTAAATTGTTATGGATTTACCCAATGATGTGTCATAGGGATACGCCAAATCGCTATGTAGTTAAAATTTTGAGACCTTATTTACGTAAactaaaattgagaaaaaaaagaagaggAATTACATGTCCACGTAATAGATTCACAAAAATTGGAATCTGTGTTGCAACCTGTTGCTATGACATTAGTTATTTTGTAGAAACAACAGCAGGTGGTTTTTATCAAATGGATGCTACTTCTTAGTGATTCATCCTGTGCTAGTTTGTATGAAATAGTTGCTGAAATTCTGTGCAAATTCCTTGTCGGATAACTTAAAGGGAAATTCAAGATCGTAACTCTCTCCTGACAGATGTTTGATGTCTTGGAAAAGACCTTTTCGGAGTAATTATATATTCGAGCCTAATTCTATTATCGTTTGCGCCGTGCGGCTGTAAAACTGTAAAACGTAATCACACTCTATAACGAAAAAACGCGACTCAAGAAGACAACGTGACACTTTTCCGAGACTGTTTTCGTTTTcgccaaaaaatgaaaaattgaggGTTTATTTTATGGGTATGATCAAATGTTGGTATCAGACAGAACATCTTATAATCAGAACTTGGTGTCGGTAAGAACATTCCTTGCGAAtcatgtggtgtcagacagaacatttgtGGTCTACCCATCCGACTGGAACACCTTGTATTTTCGGAAGTAATGGAGATTTTgccgggatatttggcagacaaagagataGAATGTTGGGCTTTTTATTGAGGGCAATGCCAAGCCTCAGAAATGAGAgaaaaatcctcggttcaatatccaaaacaatgaaaatgtggccgtggattagccatctgtgtGGTTAAATGGTGGTctttttttattcagaaaacattgGTAGAAATCTGGTTTTCATTGATGCTCAATGTGTATCGCGTTATCACGTTATAGAGTCTGATAATTAAACTCAACGTACGGAATTTTCGGAAAAGCCATGCAGTATTATTCCGAGATGAcaactcaaaattaaaaaagcGAAATATTATTGGTATGAAAAACCACGGTCTTATCATCACACACTATATTAAAGCTGACCTTGAAAAACTCACCGAACTACCTTTATACTTAACTTACGTTACTACTGACTTAATTGGAAGGCAAACGCAGGAAGAACCTCTCTATTTTGTAATACAGTATATTCCTTGTTTAAAGCATACATTAGAAGGCATATtaaatccaaatttcatattcaaaaacttgaacaattatttcatatattgtatattaaGATAAGATTAACAAGCTTATGTgataaacagaactatgcattaggtttcacttagttaaatacatttgataaggattgtatatatttgaagtaaaaatctaaagataaaatagtttagtgaaagatggccattggatatctttcaAGGGAAACAAATCTTTCAAATGTACAATAAGATGCATTTGATTTATTCCCTTGTCCAGCTGGAAAAATACTTACTCAGATCCAAAGTGCTGAGCATTGCTGTTTTGGATTTCAAGCGATAAAGATTATAAGATCCTACAGACTTCAAAAGTCTTAAgatacatgtgtgtgtgtgtgcgtgtgtgtgttttgtgtgcgtgtgtgcgtcagGATTTCGTTCCCGTCCGAGATGAAGTCAAAAGAAGTAACTTCAGTAAGTAATAAGTAAGTCAGTAATTTTTATGCGTGCATGATTCTTCAACGTTATGGTCCTTTTATTCAAGTTTAGTGCATAGAGAACCATgtgtttcttttccttttttaaataaaaaaacccccAACCTTCTAGTTTTATATTGAACCTGtttatttaatgtcattttttgcaTGTTATGTTTTCTCTATTTCCATACGAATTCGACACAGTCTGTGATCTGACAACTTGGACATTGCGCAATACATAAAATAGCCATACAGTGCGACAATAAATACAGGACTACCGTGGCTCACCTATTGGCTTGATGGTTTTGTTTGTAAGCTCATTTATAACCGAATCCGGAAACACATATAAgcaactcctccagaagactgttagtaactTTGAAGTTGGAGGAAAGTGCAACATACAGAAGATGCTTCAATTACAGAAGTTTCACTGGTTCCTTAGCCTGCCAAATGGAATACACCCATAAACGGGACTCTAATCTCAATGTTAGAATGTTTAGTATGAGCCTTCCTATTAAAAATTCAGTTCCagctttttatctaaaatatcattaaataaaaactcGTATAGCCGTGTCGATTCAGTTTTTGTCTTTACCGTCAGAATAATTAGCTTTATCTAGtatttaaaaattcaatttgAAATCTTGGTCTCCAGTTTTGGAAGATATTTTTcgcacgacgccattttgttcgTTAATGACGTAAGATCACGGTGCAATCTCGCGGTAAGGGCAACTCTTGGTATTATTACTccaatgttgtttatatgaaaataaaagttttttctttctatCCAATACATATAgttaatgtaaatttataaaaaaaaataattgtctaGTATTTTCGACCATTGTTCGAGATTATTCAAATATGAATAATGTATCTTTTAAGAAGTTTAATTGAACAATAAGTGACATTGATTGGCCATTacattgttttgtcatttcataCTTTTCAAACTAACGTTTAATTTGACAGTCTTAAAATATAAGTGAATATTATACTGTAACACGTATTCTATGTGTAACTATGTTCTGCTCtttatacatttaataaaaataatgtatctcTGTACCTATGACTTATCAAAATTACATCAGCATATAATATGAATGCTTTTACTTACAACCTTGCTGAACCGACTGTTTTCTTAAGTTAAATTTTTGATCCAGGGCAAATTTTTGTTGTAAGTTAGTATTGAGTTAAAAGATATGCATACATACACACCTATAATACCACTTACCATATTAAAATTGACCTTACCAATATCGATTAAAATTTGGTCTAGTTTAAAATACTTCAATCAATATACATTCATGGTcttaatttttactttaaacttgAGAAAGTCACAATTCTATAGATTCGATCgtgatattttaatttatttataaaataacgGAAACTTTATATCATATCAAAAGTCCCTGTTCTGATAGAGTGAAATAGCAATAGCGACATATTACTGAAGTTATTTACACAATGGATTTAAAACAATAGAATAAAACTGTTTAAAGATAtcaaagaagaaaatgaaaagttttaCGTGTATTTCTATACGAACTGGAATATTTCTAATTCTAGGTATAATACGGTTATATTATTTTACTGTTAGTCTAAGAATTGTTTTGCTCTTTCTATTTTATTCGTTGTATTTAAAGGATGTGTTGCCTTTAATTGAAGGCGTAAACGGGTTGACAGTTCAAGTTTGTGAATCTTTTTCTCGCTTTTGGGGACGGACTTTCATTCCGTTGTTTTGTTGATAGAAATTTTCAGGCACTTTTCATCTGAGGTTcataaatcaaaatgaaaaagaacatttaatctACCAAtaaagttgtttcaaaatatccttaatcatatttgaaatttaaatgaacgtgctttcaaatattttgaagtgTTTCAGAAAcgtacttttcttatttctaaacaCTTCTTCGTTTAATTGCGGAACACATTCTATTAATCAATGGCTATGGCGTCTAAATTTTTTAACGTCTCGAAATAGCTACAGGAGTAAAATGGTAAGATCTAATCGGTAATATAAAGGTGTGAACAGGACcttttgttagattttttgtcATTGTACAAAATTGATTATATCTATAGACAGATCTGTATATTTCCAAATGGTCGGTAACTATTTTGGTGTAAAGCTTGGTGGTAAATTGCGTACAGTTGTCTTACTCGAGGCTTTATACCTTCAATTAAAGATTACAATTGTATTGTTCTAGGCCTTATTCCTGTAGTTAAAGTTACAGATGTCTTATTTGATGCTTTATTCCTTCCATTATAAAGCTACTATATAGTGCCTTATTCGAAGCGTTGTGTTCTCATTTAAAAGCTACACTTGTCTTATTCGAGGTTGTATTTCTTCAATTAAAAGCCACAGTTGTCTTATTATAGGCCTTATTCCTTCAGTTAAAAGTAACAATAGTCTTATTCGATGCTTTATTCCTTCAATTCAATGTTTAAATTGTCTTATTGAGGCTTTATTCCTTCAACTTAAAGCTACATCTGCGTTATTCGAGGCATTATTCCTGCAGTTAAAAGTTACAGTTGTGTTATTCAAGGCTTTATTCTTTCAATTAAAAGCTACAAATGTGTTATCCGAGGCCTTATTCCTTCAATTAAAAGTTAGAGTTGTCTTATCCAAGGCTAAGTTCATTcaataaaagatacatttttCTGATTCGAGTTTAAATACTTCGGATAAAAGTTTGTCAGTCTCAAATGTATAACTTTATTATTTTCCGAACTGCATAAATGTTGAATACTGAATGACACGTTTTATGTTGGGAGGTTGTGATAAGTTCTGAGCAAAAATGTGGCGAAtgattttttgggaaattttacctTGACACCAAATCTATTTTGTATATGTTTGAAACTGTTATAATATTGTCATTATTTTGTGTATCAATGGGCTGTCACGTGGTGTTTTAAATTCTATTATCAAGCataaaattatgcaaatgaaAAGCATCATAACTATTATACGGGATAATTTACGTAAAAGTTCTCATTTACTAAGTCAAATACGTTAACTGGAGTAGAGTAAATacacgatttttttttctatttacccATCATTTGAAATCAGGAACTATATTCTTATCGGAAGTCAACTTACAGTGATACGTGGGCCCATAAACATGCGCACTCATGAGAATCTCCTATATATACACGCTTTTCACCTCGTTTGTGCGTGccaaaaagttgcaaaaaaatTTATGCAGGAATATAAAAATGACTATTTTTAATAACTAGATTGTTCACCGAGTTCCAcaaatatgaacataaaatatcttTGCAgataaatattgatttaatagCATCATTAGTATCCTTTTCATTACCTAACTCTTTTATACAgcaattttaatcatttttcaaaCGCTTTGTGAGACTTTAAGAATTATAATTTAGTCTTTGATTTTAATCTTGCAGCACTGGTTGTAGAGGCGGGAGAATACTGTACCAATTACGACACTGGACAAACAGATTATTGTTCAGGATATTGTTGCTCTACAGAGGACGACAGCTGTTGTAGGTAGGTTGTCTTACAACACTATTCAGCTATtgaatgtacagtcaaacctgaatATTAGGACCATACTGGGAAATGAAAATATGTTGGTCTTTGTTGACTGGTGGTCTCTCAGCGCAGGTAAATTTACACTATGATCAGACAGGAAGAGAAAATAGTGGCCTTTATAATCAAGTTATGTAGTAGTGACATTTAATCGGAGATGATAGGACTGTATCTACTATATACAAAGGAATAAAACGGTTGTTGTTGGTAAGGAATCTTGCAGCACTGGCCTGAGGGCTAGATTATATTGTGAAAAACTTATGTACAGTATTTCTAAACGGCATGTTTGTTTGAAAAGAGCGACAAGGCAACTGGTATAGGCAGGCCATCTCCTGTAATGTCTGTGACTCACTGCATACCTGGAGCgcctgtgataaattacagactccggtatataccggataaaagtgatatgaataatcagcatctttaatgtatatattttgcaaccatggtaatactaaccctaaccttaagtcagtttttatacatattatacaaaaAAGTAAATGCGAACGGACATGCAATagattgtgtatatatatatttgccgTGCGctacttccggacatgcgcagaaggtctgcaatgagcaacatcgtcCTGAAAATACGAAGCCGTACTCCTGTCTGGCTTACCGGTGCATAACGTGTTATAGCATCATTTGTTAGATTTTGAGTACCTTACTCAAACAAGGAtctttttttctggaaaatagttaaaatatatgCTTAGAAAGAAACGACTTTGAAAGGTTGTTGTTAAGGAAAACCCTGTAGTGTTTTAAGAAATACCTAATGACCTCAATAAtacaagttttcaagttttttcaagttttatttcaaatcttggccctttaagggcatcAGCATTACAGATAaatgcatatacatatacaaattaacaGCCAAAACAGTTCAGCAAACAAATATCACGAACCATCTAATTGATATGTTTTATCTCAACAAAGAAATGCTACACACAAAACATCTACACAGAGATCTTTACCTCAAAATGTCTCttgattttagttttaatttaatataaaatttaccttttcCACACAAGCTGTTAAGTTTTGTTTTCCTTTGTATttgaaaaacatacattttcatgACATGAAACCTAATATGATATTCTTAAAAaagatgatattatatatttccgAATGACCTAGAACATTTACTCCTTGTTGGCTtgtgaaaaatgtaaattctgAAGATTGGTACTCCATCACTTAGCAAGCAGACTGACTGTTTGCTCGGGCTGTAGTAAAATCGTATAAAacagggacctccgtggccgagtgattaagacCGCTGATTTTGAAACACGTGCCCTCAACGCTTTGGGTTCAAAGCCTCGCTTTGAGTGTAAAATTCTTTCTCATGAGCCATTCAGCCGGTTTgtgaaggttggtggttctaccaaggtgtcctaccgtgcctgaaataatactaCGAAGGgtccctggggtcttccttcaccataaatggctggaaagtcgccatttgagccgtgccatgagaaaaccaacatagtggctttgcgaccagcatggatccagaccagcctgcgcatccgcgcagtctggtctggatccatgctggtcgctttcaaaacctattggaattagagaaactgttggcggacagcatggatcctaaccagactgcgcggatgcgcagtctggtctggatccatgctggtcgcaaatccactatgttggttttctcatggcgcggcttatttaATCTATACCTGTATTGGATGACGTTAAACCcaagtaaacaaagaaaaaacgaAACAAATGATACTGAAAGTTTTAAATTTGAGCCAGGCAACCCCTCTGATAATACATGTAATCCGATGTAAAATTACAGTTATACGTTGTAATATAATAAACtgcaaatatttattcaaaattcgATCGACGGTGTATTTCCCtttaatatatttacagaatattgATTGATTTTGATAAAGACACCGGTATTTAAAAGTTTACGCATGAGTCTCAAATTACAATGTTTTCATCAATAAAGTGTCCCTGGTGTGGCCGTAGGACTGATTTGTTAAAGATATCACAAAAATCCACCTCTTTTTTGCATTTATGGTCCAATACCGGACAAGATTATggcattttttccccttttttctggactaataacaatattttgtttgttaacaGTCTTTTTAAAAGCGTGATATCTTATAAAAATTGAATCATATACTGACATACAATGTAGCACTTTTAGAATAATTGGTTTAGTAATTAAGATATGTTGAAtcaatatacatttattgaaaagcttgccagtcaatagtcaaaactattgcccactTCCCGAAAGAAACTATTGCCCGATGTTCCAGGGACTATTAACGGTCAAGCCATTCATTACGCTTTTTGTTACATGACATCAAAAATAAACTTCAAGTTTTGACTTCAGGCCAGCAAAATTTAGTGTTTGAACTATAGCCATGTCAATATCACAAACTATAGCCCGGCAGTGTGTATAAGGAGTCATTGTTTCAAGCATAacgatttgttgtttttttcctatttattaCAGCGACTGGGGATGGATTGCAGGCGTCGTGGTCGGTTGTATAGTTTTTATTGCGATTGTCGGCACAATAATATTCCTTGTATGCCAAAAAATGAACGCTAAGAAGGCGCCAACTGTGCACGTGCAGATGTCAAATAACCAACACACCTCTTTCCAGAGTAACAACAGAAATACTCGAAGACAGCCAAATTACAATAGTAAGGGAAGccttgttttgtttgtaattttctaCTCATTTTCTCATGTTCATTTCGATGATAAATGAAATACAAGAAGGCGTATGTACAGGGACTATCTGGCTTTGAATCATTCGTACGAATCCAACCTTATAATGTGAATAAAGAACCAACAAATTAGAATTATGTAAATATAGATCATAATTTTTACTTCCCTATTACATGCAGGTTGACAGTGTCTGTGTGCTGTGTGGCACTACATAATGGCTCacagctatatatatatacatttttaaaagctACAGGCATAACAAAACACCGtatttttcattataaagttCGCGTGATTCGACTTCATAGCCGAAAAAAAGATCTAGAACAATACAGGTTTTGTTATTTTCGTGTTGAAACACACTAGTTGTAGACTCATGTCTCCTTTAATGTTAAGCATGTTTATTAGTTTAAATAATACACGCTGAATGTGACGTCACGAGGTCATCTTTTATATTGCTGATATCTTTCATATCAGACATTTcagaattgaaatttcaaattacagaggtttgttttaattaatttaaacacTTCGAATCAGTCATACGCCACTCGAGGACATTCATTCTTGCAATGTTATTCCTCGTAGACAGGTTATATCGCTGAACGTATAACTATGCACCCAACTGtattggcaaaggaataatattttctcaaaatgtggatccagaaacgcaccagaggctaccatttcacacctatttttcaaattttccagggGTAGGTAATCCCTCCATTTCCTAAACATTTTAGACCTAAAAAtgtaccagaggccaccatttcatacctgtatttaaaaaattcaaagcgGGGCAGGGGGAGACTCTCCTGACCCTACTAAAATGGGCAGACTGGCTCCCACTTCCCCATGTGCCTACCCGCTCTCGGTGCTATGCGCATCGGGGGAAGTGATTTTCATTCTAAACTGGTGCCCCATCCCCTTCCCAGacaaaatt
This window of the Mercenaria mercenaria strain notata chromosome 5, MADL_Memer_1, whole genome shotgun sequence genome carries:
- the LOC123557564 gene encoding cysteine and tyrosine-rich protein 1-like, translated to MKSFTCISIRTGIFLILALVVEAGEYCTNYDTGQTDYCSGYCCSTEDDSCCSDWGWIAGVVVGCIVFIAIVGTIIFLVCQKMNAKKAPTVHVQMSNNQHTSFQSNNRNTRRQPNYNNQNAMYTNMSANTYLPPPPPYSQTYTPAPAYNPNPSYPAPPPYPGSPMPGSNVYSGGNNAFQPPPQTQMTSHAQNTGDIAYPPPPVS